From a single Nicotiana tabacum cultivar K326 chromosome 8, ASM71507v2, whole genome shotgun sequence genomic region:
- the LOC107829627 gene encoding mediator of RNA polymerase II transcription subunit 20a-like isoform X2 → MPIKWVLHWQPNAGTTVNTQILTEVSQCVESINGVKEGRWKATLSFYKPMLREQANALEFPRDFLGISLQEQPNKYYFVIRGQRLILEAESSIQTIMEKLQSYKTRVALNFEGFQYQLGDFQLRVGKVVPIHSESLRGIVMEMEYLPISSWEKSHQIMGEFFDIWQEALAKRSLPGHFVHIEPILSEFGLSDQYTSQHTAVQYASIMAQMIATAQSAQAVRN, encoded by the exons ATGCCAATTAAATG GGTTTTGCACTGGCAGCCAAATGCAGGCACAACAGTCAACACTCAAATACTAACAGAAGTATCTCAGTGTGTTGAGAGTATAAATGGGGTTAAAGAAGGAAGGTGGAAAGCTACTCTTAGCTTCTACAAACCCATGCTCCGAG AACAAGCAAATGCATTGGAGTTTCCCCGTGATTTTTTGGGTATTTCACTTCAAGAACAGCCCAACAAGTATTACTTTGTAATTAGAGGGCAACGGTTGATCTTGGAAGCAGAGTCATCAATTCAGACGATAATGGAGAAGTTGCAGTCTTACAAAACAAGGGTTGCACTTAATTTTGAG GGGTTTCAGTATCAACTTGGTGACTTCCAGCTGCGAGTGGGCAAAGTTGTTCCAATCCACTCTGAGAGCTTGAGGGGAATAGTTATGGAG ATGGAATATCTTCCAATTTCCTCATGGGAGAAATCGCACCAGATTATGGGTGAATTCTTCGACATATGGCAGGAAGCTCTTGCGAAAAGATCATTACCTGGTCATTTCGTGCACATTGAACCAATTTTGTCAGAGTTTGGACTCTCTGATCAATATACTTCACAGCACACAGCTGTACAGTATGCTAGCATTATGGCTCAAATGATAGCTACAGCTCAATCTGCACAAGCTGTGAGAAATTAG
- the LOC107829627 gene encoding mediator of RNA polymerase II transcription subunit 20a-like isoform X1, which yields MPIKWVLHWQPNAGTTVNTQILTEVSQCVESINGVKEGRWKATLSFYKPMLRVEQANALEFPRDFLGISLQEQPNKYYFVIRGQRLILEAESSIQTIMEKLQSYKTRVALNFEGFQYQLGDFQLRVGKVVPIHSESLRGIVMEMEYLPISSWEKSHQIMGEFFDIWQEALAKRSLPGHFVHIEPILSEFGLSDQYTSQHTAVQYASIMAQMIATAQSAQAVRN from the exons ATGCCAATTAAATG GGTTTTGCACTGGCAGCCAAATGCAGGCACAACAGTCAACACTCAAATACTAACAGAAGTATCTCAGTGTGTTGAGAGTATAAATGGGGTTAAAGAAGGAAGGTGGAAAGCTACTCTTAGCTTCTACAAACCCATGCTCCGAG TAGAACAAGCAAATGCATTGGAGTTTCCCCGTGATTTTTTGGGTATTTCACTTCAAGAACAGCCCAACAAGTATTACTTTGTAATTAGAGGGCAACGGTTGATCTTGGAAGCAGAGTCATCAATTCAGACGATAATGGAGAAGTTGCAGTCTTACAAAACAAGGGTTGCACTTAATTTTGAG GGGTTTCAGTATCAACTTGGTGACTTCCAGCTGCGAGTGGGCAAAGTTGTTCCAATCCACTCTGAGAGCTTGAGGGGAATAGTTATGGAG ATGGAATATCTTCCAATTTCCTCATGGGAGAAATCGCACCAGATTATGGGTGAATTCTTCGACATATGGCAGGAAGCTCTTGCGAAAAGATCATTACCTGGTCATTTCGTGCACATTGAACCAATTTTGTCAGAGTTTGGACTCTCTGATCAATATACTTCACAGCACACAGCTGTACAGTATGCTAGCATTATGGCTCAAATGATAGCTACAGCTCAATCTGCACAAGCTGTGAGAAATTAG